A region of the Vigna unguiculata cultivar IT97K-499-35 chromosome 9, ASM411807v1, whole genome shotgun sequence genome:
GCCGATTACGCCCATACTTTTAATCCTACACAGTCATCGTTAGAACAGACCACCCTGTACAAAAAATCCTCCAGAAACCAGATTTGGCAGGACGGCTATCTTCTTGGGCCATCGAATTGTCGGAGTTCAATATCCGATATGAACCACACGGACCCATCAAAGCGCAATGCTTAGCAGACTTCGCCAACGACCTTCAAAACCAACCCCCCACCCAAGACACTTGGTGGACAAtacatgtagatggctcctcgaacccTCAAGGCGTCGGTGCAGGAATAGTACTGGAAGGCCCCGACGACATCCTTGTTGAACAATACCTCCgcttcaatttcaaaacttccAACAATCAAGCAGAGTACGAAGCTATAATAATTGGCCTCAATCTAGCACGAGACGTCGGTGCCAAGAAACTACTCTGCAAAACAGACTCCAAGCTCACAATGGGACACCTCAACGGCGAATACCAGGTCAAGGACACCATGCTCTCGCAATACTACCACACGGTAACCGCCCTCATCGAACACTTCGAGGCCTTCAAAATCGAACATGTCCCTAGAAGTAACAATACTAGAGCCGTTATCCTCTCCAAGCTCGCTAGCACTAAGAAGAGGGGGCGATACAAGTCACTTTT
Encoded here:
- the LOC114163480 gene encoding uncharacterized protein LOC114163480, with amino-acid sequence MYIAASTNAVSSALFQEKDNTQQPIYFTSRIFQDPETRYHMIEKKPDLAGRLSSWAIELSEFNIRYEPHGPIKAQCLADFANDLQNQPPTQDTWWTIHVDGSSNPQGVGAGIVLEGPDDILVEQYLRFNFKTSNNQAEYEAIIIGLNLARDVGAKKLLCKTDSKLTMGHLNGEYQVKDTMLSQYYHTVTALIEHFEAFKIEHVPRSNNTRAVILSKLASTKKRGRYKSLLQHTLSVPSIEQNNQCLSITTTGTWMEPFVKYLEEGTTPANEDKGWAQKAARYTLIEGELFRRGFSRPLLKFITREQAEYVMQEIHQGICGYHSGPKTMAARILRARYFWPTMEGDCTTHVRKCV